Proteins from one Oscillatoria nigro-viridis PCC 7112 genomic window:
- a CDS encoding type II toxin-antitoxin system RelE family toxin, with the protein MTDLPLIQVIVSPTFNRNLRTLAKKYRSIRNDIQPIIEQLTRGELPGDRIAGVGYAVFKLRVRNSDTQKGKSGGYRLIYYVQTATGIILLTLYTKSEQVDIAAEDIQNIITEYEQQQSEDREDI; encoded by the coding sequence ATGACTGACTTGCCCTTAATTCAAGTTATAGTTTCACCAACCTTCAATCGCAATTTACGCACTCTTGCAAAAAAATACCGCAGCATTCGCAATGATATTCAACCTATTATCGAACAACTCACACGGGGAGAACTGCCAGGAGATCGAATTGCTGGAGTGGGTTATGCAGTCTTCAAGTTGAGAGTCCGAAATAGCGACACTCAAAAAGGTAAAAGTGGTGGATACCGTTTAATTTACTACGTCCAAACAGCAACGGGAATCATTTTGCTGACCCTTTACACTAAATCCGAACAAGTGGATATTGCAGCAGAGGATATTCAGAACATTATTACAGAATACGAGCAGCAGCAGAGCGAAGATCGAGAGGATATCTAA
- a CDS encoding McrB family protein — protein MEKVFVHPECPFSVNTFNLLEKFYEDPSSDFYMAHHKDFLKYVEEPLKYIFSQVEELLPDYIKNNIYIRWDRFGYFTEKDSSQSIIYNIALDCQEINSLDRSQLMLRLENHKLIFGFEVHNYYLIDMLNNYKCFLRDKLDAREILARYKLPNKHHCSFTLKIIRGNSEAAEFSSSIILKNQKTIYELLENMYFYCYGQTKPTHKVRKTITNIQLAISLEAEGILGSSVKQLIHQIAQTFKKVFPLLLISYYDDEECHLYDTRRFDDAKDNFLLYYIREYLSVYEKEFNPVHQLEEISQTTGFQTTKLTQWIHAINRKGQAIIQGPPGTGKTFIAEKLAKHLIGGGDGFSDIIQFHPAYTYEDFIEGLRPITQNGQLTYSIVPGRFLEFCEKAEAREDTCVLIIDEINRANLSQVFGELMYLLDDRQDTARFITLASGKLFRIPTNVRIIGTMNTADRSIALVDNALRRRFAFIPVYPNYEVLRQYHHREKTGFPVDKLTSILKDVNRAINNKHYELGISFFLTKTLAEDIQDIWQMEIEPYLEEYFFDNQAKMNEFLWKKIKDKLSKS, from the coding sequence ATGGAAAAAGTTTTTGTACATCCTGAATGCCCTTTTTCAGTAAACACATTTAACCTATTGGAAAAATTTTATGAAGACCCAAGTTCAGATTTTTACATGGCACACCACAAAGATTTCTTAAAATATGTAGAAGAGCCATTAAAGTATATTTTTAGCCAGGTGGAAGAGTTATTGCCTGATTATATAAAAAACAATATTTATATCAGGTGGGATAGATTTGGATATTTCACTGAAAAAGACAGTTCGCAATCAATTATTTACAATATAGCGTTGGATTGTCAAGAGATAAATTCTCTCGATCGATCTCAGTTAATGCTAAGACTTGAAAACCACAAGTTAATTTTTGGATTTGAAGTCCACAATTACTATTTAATTGATATGTTAAACAATTATAAATGCTTTTTGAGGGACAAACTAGATGCTAGAGAAATCCTCGCTCGTTACAAACTTCCAAATAAACATCATTGCTCTTTTACATTAAAAATAATTCGTGGTAATTCCGAGGCAGCGGAATTTAGTAGTAGTATAATACTGAAAAATCAAAAAACAATTTATGAATTATTAGAAAATATGTACTTTTACTGCTACGGTCAAACCAAACCCACCCATAAAGTTAGAAAAACAATTACTAATATTCAGCTTGCTATCTCACTTGAAGCAGAAGGAATATTAGGATCTTCGGTCAAACAGTTAATTCACCAAATAGCACAAACCTTTAAAAAGGTATTTCCATTATTGTTGATATCTTATTATGATGATGAGGAGTGTCATTTGTATGATACGCGTCGTTTTGATGATGCAAAGGACAACTTTCTCCTTTATTATATTCGGGAATATCTTTCAGTATATGAAAAGGAATTTAATCCAGTGCATCAACTAGAAGAAATTTCACAAACTACTGGTTTTCAAACAACCAAACTAACCCAATGGATACACGCCATTAACCGCAAAGGCCAAGCCATCATCCAAGGCCCACCCGGAACCGGAAAAACCTTCATAGCCGAAAAACTAGCCAAACACTTAATCGGCGGCGGTGACGGTTTCTCAGACATTATCCAATTTCACCCCGCCTACACCTACGAAGACTTTATCGAAGGCCTCCGCCCAATAACTCAAAACGGACAATTAACCTACTCAATAGTTCCCGGTAGATTCCTAGAATTCTGCGAAAAAGCCGAAGCCCGTGAAGACACTTGCGTTCTCATTATTGATGAAATTAATCGCGCAAATCTATCTCAAGTATTTGGCGAGTTAATGTATCTCCTAGATGACCGACAAGACACAGCACGCTTTATTACACTAGCCAGCGGTAAACTATTTAGAATCCCTACAAATGTCCGCATCATCGGCACAATGAACACCGCAGACCGCTCTATTGCCTTAGTCGATAACGCACTCCGCCGCCGTTTCGCATTCATTCCCGTCTATCCTAACTATGAAGTGCTGCGACAGTATCACCACAGAGAGAAAACAGGTTTCCCAGTTGATAAATTAACTAGCATTCTAAAAGATGTCAATCGCGCAATTAACAACAAACACTATGAACTAGGCATCTCCTTCTTTTTGACAAAAACCTTAGCTGAAGATATCCAAGATATTTGGCAAATGGAAATCGAGCCATACCTCGAAGAATACTTCTTTGATAACCAGGCAAAAATGAATGAATTTCTCTGGAAGAAAATCAAAGATAAATTGAGCAAATCATAA
- a CDS encoding Uma2 family endonuclease, with translation MVIISTQKLTFEEYLNYQGESGVCYELYRGNIIEMPTPTAIHIKICEFLVYQFRRFFAAHNLPLVAIVTAAVRTEENSCRVPDVVICTQSLWEQVGAQPGSAVLEFEEKPLLVIEVTSQNWRDDYIRKRAEYDLIDIPEYWIVDPNQPKIRVCSRPENEGSYSHQEFLPGQQVQSVQFAEFILSVNQVLCPPLVEDLIREEQAQLQQLEQQNQQLEQQVNAERQRGERLAQRLREMGIEMDTEL, from the coding sequence ATGGTTATAATTTCTACCCAAAAACTCACCTTTGAAGAATATCTGAACTATCAGGGAGAATCAGGTGTTTGTTATGAATTATATCGGGGCAATATAATCGAAATGCCAACACCTACAGCAATACATATCAAAATTTGTGAATTTTTAGTTTATCAGTTCCGGCGCTTCTTTGCAGCACACAACCTACCGCTAGTTGCAATTGTGACTGCCGCCGTCCGAACTGAGGAAAACTCTTGTCGGGTTCCTGATGTTGTGATTTGCACTCAGAGTCTGTGGGAACAAGTCGGCGCGCAACCTGGTTCTGCAGTGCTGGAATTTGAAGAAAAACCGCTGTTAGTTATAGAAGTTACCAGTCAAAATTGGCGGGACGACTACATTCGCAAACGGGCCGAATATGACTTAATTGATATCCCAGAATATTGGATTGTAGACCCAAATCAACCGAAAATACGAGTATGCAGCCGCCCGGAAAATGAAGGCAGTTATTCTCATCAGGAATTTTTGCCGGGACAGCAAGTTCAGTCTGTACAGTTCGCTGAATTTATTTTATCGGTGAATCAAGTGCTATGTCCGCCCCTAGTTGAAGATTTAATTCGAGAAGAACAAGCACAGCTACAGCAACTAGAACAGCAAAATCAGCAACTAGAACAGCAAGTTAATGCAGAAAGGCAGCGGGGCGAAAGATTGGCGCAGCGGCTGCGAGAAATGGGGATAGAGATGGATACAGAACTTTAA
- a CDS encoding phosphoribulokinase yields the protein MTSKPDRVVLIGVAGDSGCGKSTFLRRLTDLFGEDFVTVICLDDYHSLDRKQRKETGITALDPRANNFDLMAEQMKALKEGHAIDKPIYNHETGMIDPPERVEPNHVIVIEGLHPLYDERVRSLLDFSVYLDISDEVKIAWKIQRDMAERGHRYEDVLFAINARKPDFTAYIDPQKQYADVVIQVLPTNLIKDDKERKVLRVQMIQREGIANFEPAYLFDEGSTINWVPCGRKLTCSYPGIKMYYGPDAFYGHEVSILEVDGQFENLEEVIYIESHLSKTSTKYEGELTHLLLQHREYPGSNNGTGLFQVLVGLKMRATYEKLTAKEAKVAVSV from the coding sequence ATGACAAGTAAGCCGGATCGCGTGGTTTTAATTGGCGTTGCCGGAGACTCCGGATGCGGAAAATCTACTTTTTTGCGCCGATTGACAGATTTGTTCGGGGAAGATTTCGTGACTGTAATCTGCCTTGACGACTATCACAGTCTCGATCGCAAGCAGCGCAAGGAAACAGGGATTACTGCCCTTGACCCCAGAGCCAACAATTTTGACCTGATGGCCGAGCAAATGAAGGCCCTCAAAGAAGGTCATGCGATCGACAAGCCGATCTACAACCACGAAACCGGTATGATCGACCCGCCCGAAAGGGTAGAGCCGAATCACGTGATTGTGATTGAGGGGCTGCATCCGCTGTACGACGAGCGAGTTCGATCGCTCCTCGACTTCAGCGTCTACCTCGACATCAGCGACGAGGTAAAAATTGCTTGGAAAATCCAGCGCGACATGGCGGAACGGGGCCACCGTTACGAAGACGTGCTGTTTGCGATCAATGCTCGCAAACCGGATTTTACGGCCTACATCGACCCGCAAAAGCAATATGCTGATGTGGTAATTCAAGTGTTGCCGACCAACTTGATCAAAGACGACAAAGAGCGGAAAGTTCTGCGCGTGCAGATGATCCAGCGCGAAGGCATCGCCAATTTTGAGCCTGCGTATTTGTTTGACGAAGGTTCAACAATTAACTGGGTTCCTTGCGGCCGCAAGCTGACTTGTTCCTATCCCGGAATTAAGATGTACTACGGGCCCGATGCTTTCTACGGTCACGAAGTCTCGATTTTGGAAGTAGATGGTCAATTCGAGAATCTCGAAGAAGTTATTTACATCGAAAGCCATTTGAGCAAGACTTCTACGAAGTATGAAGGCGAGTTAACTCACCTGTTGCTCCAGCACCGCGAATATCCCGGTTCCAACAATGGAACTGGTTTGTTCCAAGTGTTAGTCGGATTGAAGATGCGGGCGACTTACGAGAAGTTGACTGCAAAAGAAGCGAAAGTGGCTGTTAGTGTTTAG
- a CDS encoding FAD-dependent oxidoreductase has translation MLSTFKKLASIAIIFAAVKLLLNYPPFREIENYIANRDPASATLDAGTPQQKSSSPPPVTPKKSPEQKFDVVVYGDEVPGICAAIWAKKTLGAKGKVAIVRSNYGSAPLGGLLTRGGLAYIDLDKIPGWYRQPYAQCFTEFLDKANAPESCLDPKKADRALKQMLSAAGVKVISNSTLTPHVVNKKIEYAEVNGRNLTIKAHSFIDVTQDAELARKAGLSYYTGYESQNIKSKNETLAVSIVPTITGITMSEFRSIEDEILYNKPLVKKIKESIMKSKDPATAKFWMRNFWSTIYQPYTDGYDIRSVAIGAAYHIDRNLPFSQNKGFFFDKGNVCVYNKNVLSWNGFLFKYQVDQIMKMEANGRKPTPEMIKEMSYLQYWLQKKSGKDVRVFLPDEIYIRQTLNVRDVVDPLTGQEIIKGGTVPEKSIGSFSYDFDVRGGVKNLSARVPPLPVYNFGIESALASKVKNLAIVGRSSGYVGMAVSVGRIATVNIYQGQGVGVAAGLASKWGVPLNTITSAKTRANLEALTGKTTYLSGRDTSYGVDYKEVK, from the coding sequence ATGCTCTCTACTTTCAAGAAATTAGCTTCAATTGCAATCATCTTTGCCGCCGTAAAACTTTTACTTAATTATCCGCCTTTCAGAGAAATAGAAAATTATATCGCAAATAGAGACCCAGCAAGTGCTACCTTAGACGCTGGAACTCCGCAGCAAAAATCCAGCAGCCCGCCTCCGGTAACTCCCAAAAAATCACCGGAGCAAAAGTTTGATGTAGTAGTATATGGTGATGAAGTACCGGGGATATGTGCGGCGATATGGGCTAAGAAGACTTTAGGCGCAAAGGGCAAAGTTGCGATCGTGCGATCGAACTACGGAAGTGCTCCTTTGGGCGGCTTACTCACCCGCGGCGGTTTAGCTTACATCGATTTAGATAAAATCCCAGGTTGGTACCGCCAACCCTACGCCCAATGTTTTACGGAATTCTTAGATAAAGCGAATGCGCCGGAATCTTGCTTAGACCCAAAAAAGGCAGATCGAGCTCTCAAACAGATGCTTTCAGCAGCCGGAGTCAAAGTTATTTCCAACTCAACTCTTACTCCCCACGTCGTAAATAAAAAAATCGAATATGCCGAAGTCAACGGCAGAAATTTAACAATTAAAGCCCACTCTTTTATTGACGTAACTCAAGACGCAGAATTGGCAAGAAAAGCCGGGTTATCTTATTATACAGGATATGAATCTCAAAATATAAAATCAAAGAATGAAACTTTAGCGGTCTCTATAGTTCCGACAATTACAGGTATAACGATGTCCGAATTCCGCAGCATAGAAGATGAAATTCTCTACAACAAGCCTTTGGTAAAAAAAATTAAAGAAAGCATTATGAAATCTAAAGATCCGGCTACTGCAAAATTCTGGATGAGGAATTTCTGGAGTACGATTTATCAGCCATATACAGACGGTTACGACATCAGAAGCGTAGCTATAGGTGCAGCGTATCACATAGACAGAAATCTGCCCTTCAGCCAAAATAAAGGATTCTTTTTTGATAAAGGCAATGTCTGCGTTTATAACAAAAATGTGCTCTCATGGAACGGGTTTCTGTTTAAATACCAAGTTGACCAAATCATGAAGATGGAAGCTAACGGCAGAAAACCGACTCCTGAGATGATTAAAGAAATGTCATATCTCCAATACTGGCTACAAAAGAAGTCTGGTAAAGATGTGAGAGTATTTCTTCCAGACGAGATTTATATCAGGCAAACTTTGAACGTTCGCGATGTGGTAGATCCGCTGACGGGGCAGGAGATTATCAAAGGAGGAACAGTACCCGAAAAGTCGATCGGCAGTTTTTCTTACGATTTCGACGTGCGGGGCGGAGTCAAGAATTTATCTGCAAGAGTTCCGCCGCTGCCAGTGTATAATTTCGGGATAGAAAGTGCTTTGGCTAGCAAAGTCAAGAATTTAGCCATTGTCGGGCGATCGTCCGGGTATGTCGGTATGGCTGTATCCGTCGGGCGAATTGCGACGGTGAATATTTATCAAGGACAAGGTGTGGGCGTGGCGGCTGGTTTGGCTAGCAAGTGGGGCGTCCCGCTGAATACAATTACTTCTGCTAAAACGAGAGCAAATTTGGAAGCTTTGACGGGGAAAACGACGTATTTGTCGGGGAGAGATACGAGTTACGGGGTGGATTATAAGGAAGTGAAGTAA
- a CDS encoding McrC family protein, which produces MKRELPHIIELTEYELRILDRDLIPESLGEKIYQNYDKEIEIEFPNFKTKYQWKLKSKGRVGNIPITPEFHIAIRPKVPINNLFGMIDYAYNLKIKFPQGSIQCQSLQESYERLANILAHKILERCRKGLYRDYLSKTERLAYIRGRVDLRSALQKPWDVKLKCHYNEQTGDIEDNQILAWTLFIIGRSGLCRESVSSTVRKAFHALQGFVTLKPFKSEACIDRNYHRLNQDYQLLHALCRFFLDHTGPSHETGDREMLPFLIDMANLYEQFVAEWLKANTPKGFFVKQQHRVTHDQNYFDRIDLLLCDSETKKVQYVLDTKYKAPDKVGSDDRHQIVAYANALNCQNAILVYPQNLKQPLDIKNDDIRVRSLTFSLDSDLNEAGKTFLTSLLPNTLP; this is translated from the coding sequence ATGAAACGAGAATTACCCCACATCATCGAACTGACAGAATATGAATTACGAATTTTAGATCGAGACTTAATCCCCGAATCACTAGGAGAAAAAATATACCAGAATTATGACAAGGAAATCGAGATAGAATTTCCCAACTTTAAAACAAAATATCAATGGAAGTTAAAATCTAAAGGCAGAGTGGGCAACATTCCCATCACTCCAGAATTTCACATCGCCATCCGCCCCAAGGTTCCCATAAACAACCTCTTCGGAATGATTGACTATGCCTACAACCTTAAGATAAAATTTCCCCAAGGCTCGATTCAGTGCCAATCTTTACAAGAAAGTTACGAGAGATTAGCTAACATTCTCGCCCATAAAATCCTAGAACGCTGTCGCAAAGGATTATATCGCGATTACTTATCCAAAACAGAAAGACTCGCCTACATTCGCGGCCGCGTCGATTTGCGGTCAGCCCTGCAAAAACCTTGGGATGTTAAACTAAAATGCCACTATAACGAACAAACAGGCGATATCGAAGATAATCAAATACTCGCTTGGACACTCTTCATCATTGGCCGCAGCGGTTTGTGCCGTGAATCTGTTTCATCCACTGTGCGAAAAGCTTTTCACGCACTCCAAGGATTTGTTACATTAAAACCTTTTAAATCAGAAGCTTGTATTGATAGAAATTATCACCGTTTGAATCAAGATTATCAACTTTTACACGCCTTATGTCGATTCTTTTTAGATCACACAGGGCCGAGTCACGAAACTGGCGATCGCGAAATGCTCCCTTTTCTCATAGACATGGCTAATTTATATGAACAATTTGTCGCTGAATGGCTCAAAGCAAATACACCAAAAGGCTTTTTTGTCAAACAACAACACCGAGTCACCCACGACCAAAACTATTTCGATCGGATTGACTTACTGCTGTGCGATAGTGAAACAAAAAAAGTCCAATACGTCCTCGATACAAAATACAAAGCTCCCGATAAAGTAGGCAGTGATGACCGTCATCAAATAGTTGCTTATGCAAATGCCTTAAATTGCCAAAATGCAATTCTCGTCTACCCGCAAAACCTCAAACAGCCACTAGATATAAAAAATGACGATATCCGAGTTCGCAGTCTAACTTTTTCCCTAGATAGCGACCTGAATGAAGCCGGAAAAACCTTCTTAACCTCTCTACTTCCCAACACCCTCCCCTAA
- the petH gene encoding ferredoxin--NADP reductase has protein sequence MYSPSISGVAANSESGSRIFVYEVEGMRQSQATDQTSNPIRRSGSVLISVPYDRMNQEMRRIARMGGKIISIRPSNSAPETNGKVAPEAGLQSQKSGEKTKPMTQAKEKVQVPVNLYKPANPYIGKCISTEELVREGGEGTVRHVKFDISGGKLHYLEGQSIGIIPDGTDKNGKPHKIRLYSIASTRHGDDVDDKTVSLCVRRLEYKSPETGEKVFGVCSTFLTGLQPGDDVKITGPVGKEMLLPDDEEATIIMMATGTGIAPFRAYLWRMFKENNPDYKFRGLAWLFFGVAYTPNILYKEELEQLQREFPDNFRLTYAISREQKNAEGGKMYIQNRIQENADELWGLVQKPNTHTYICGLKGMEGGIDEGMSAASSKFGVDWAGYQKQLKKEHRWHVETY, from the coding sequence ATGTACAGCCCAAGCATATCTGGTGTGGCGGCCAACTCAGAATCAGGCAGCCGCATCTTTGTTTACGAAGTGGAGGGTATGCGTCAGAGCCAAGCAACTGACCAAACAAGTAACCCGATTCGCCGTAGTGGCAGCGTATTGATCTCCGTGCCCTACGATCGCATGAATCAGGAAATGCGCCGGATTGCTCGGATGGGTGGCAAAATTATCAGCATCCGCCCCTCAAACAGCGCTCCCGAAACAAATGGCAAAGTCGCACCAGAAGCAGGGCTACAGAGTCAGAAATCTGGAGAAAAAACTAAGCCCATGACTCAAGCCAAGGAAAAAGTTCAGGTTCCTGTCAACCTCTACAAGCCGGCCAATCCCTATATTGGTAAGTGCATTTCTACAGAAGAATTGGTCAGAGAAGGCGGCGAGGGTACAGTCCGTCACGTCAAATTTGACATTTCTGGAGGCAAGTTACACTATCTCGAAGGTCAAAGTATCGGGATTATTCCCGATGGGACGGATAAAAACGGCAAACCTCACAAAATTCGGCTTTATTCGATCGCCTCCACCCGTCACGGAGACGATGTAGACGACAAAACAGTCTCTCTGTGCGTCCGCCGCCTAGAGTACAAAAGCCCAGAAACCGGTGAAAAAGTCTTTGGTGTTTGTTCGACTTTTCTCACCGGTTTGCAACCTGGAGATGATGTCAAAATCACCGGCCCTGTAGGCAAGGAAATGTTATTGCCTGACGACGAGGAAGCCACCATTATTATGATGGCTACGGGTACGGGCATTGCTCCTTTCCGGGCTTATTTGTGGCGGATGTTTAAAGAAAACAATCCCGATTACAAATTCAGAGGTTTAGCTTGGTTGTTCTTTGGAGTTGCTTACACTCCCAACATTCTCTATAAGGAAGAGTTGGAGCAATTGCAGCGCGAGTTCCCCGATAACTTCCGCTTGACTTATGCCATCAGCCGCGAGCAAAAGAATGCTGAGGGCGGCAAGATGTACATTCAAAACCGGATTCAAGAGAACGCAGACGAACTGTGGGGATTGGTTCAAAAGCCGAATACTCACACTTATATCTGCGGTTTGAAGGGTATGGAAGGCGGAATTGATGAGGGAATGTCTGCAGCGTCTAGCAAGTTCGGTGTTGACTGGGCTGGCTATCAGAAACAATTGAAGAAAGAACACCGTTGGCACGTTGAAACTTATTAA